The proteins below are encoded in one region of Tessaracoccus aquimaris:
- the radA gene encoding DNA repair protein RadA — protein sequence MAKKQDTYACTECGWTSTRWVGRCGECQAWGTVAERGAPKLRSVASSVPVDKAVPISQVPTDKAARKLTTIAELDRVLGDGLVPGAVVLLAGEPGVGKSTLLLDVAAKWARSGETTLYISGEESASQVRLRAERTGAIDDSLYLASENDLGTVLGHVESVRPSLLVIDSVQTIATAEADGAPGGPSQVREVTGALARVAKREAMAVIVVGHVTKDGAIAGPRTLEHLVDVVLTFEGDRHSGFRMVRATKNRFGPADEVGCFEMSETGIVEVPDPSGLFTTAHSEPVPGTCVTVTLEGRRPLLAEIQALVAPSPNQSSPRRTTHGLDNSRIAMVLAVLERKARLPLSAVDVYVSTVGGARVTDPSVDLSAAIAIASASLDRHYPRRLLALGEVGLAGDLRRVPGVERRLAEAARLGFELAIVPTGSRDVTVKVPRLGGLKVVEVASLADALGVLDLRRSAKE from the coding sequence GTGGCGAAGAAGCAGGACACGTACGCGTGCACGGAATGCGGTTGGACATCGACCCGCTGGGTCGGGCGGTGCGGAGAGTGCCAGGCGTGGGGAACCGTCGCCGAACGCGGCGCGCCGAAGCTGAGGTCGGTCGCCTCGTCGGTGCCTGTTGACAAGGCCGTCCCGATCTCGCAGGTCCCCACCGACAAGGCGGCGCGGAAGCTGACCACCATCGCCGAACTCGACCGGGTGCTGGGCGACGGCCTGGTGCCGGGGGCGGTCGTGCTGCTGGCCGGCGAGCCGGGCGTCGGGAAGTCGACGCTGCTGCTCGACGTCGCCGCCAAGTGGGCCCGTTCCGGCGAGACGACGCTCTACATCTCCGGCGAGGAGTCCGCGTCGCAGGTCCGGTTGCGAGCCGAGCGCACCGGGGCGATCGACGACTCGCTGTACCTCGCCTCCGAGAACGACCTCGGCACCGTGCTCGGCCATGTGGAGTCGGTCCGCCCTTCGCTGCTGGTGATCGACTCGGTGCAGACGATCGCGACGGCCGAGGCCGACGGCGCCCCCGGCGGGCCGTCCCAGGTGCGGGAGGTGACAGGCGCGCTTGCCCGGGTCGCCAAGCGCGAGGCGATGGCGGTGATCGTCGTCGGCCACGTCACCAAGGACGGCGCCATCGCGGGGCCTCGCACGCTTGAGCACCTCGTCGATGTGGTGCTGACGTTCGAGGGCGACAGGCACTCCGGCTTCCGGATGGTGCGCGCCACGAAGAACCGCTTCGGCCCTGCAGACGAGGTGGGCTGCTTCGAGATGAGCGAGACGGGCATCGTGGAGGTGCCCGACCCGTCGGGCCTGTTCACCACCGCTCACTCCGAGCCGGTCCCCGGCACCTGCGTCACCGTCACGTTGGAGGGCCGCCGCCCGCTGCTCGCGGAGATCCAGGCGCTGGTCGCCCCCTCCCCGAACCAGTCTTCGCCGAGGCGCACCACGCACGGCCTCGACAACTCGCGCATCGCGATGGTGCTCGCCGTGCTGGAACGCAAGGCGCGCCTTCCGCTGTCCGCCGTCGACGTGTACGTCTCAACGGTCGGGGGCGCGCGCGTCACCGACCCGTCCGTCGACCTGTCGGCCGCCATCGCCATCGCCTCCGCGTCCCTCGACCGGCACTACCCGCGGCGCCTGCTCGCGCTCGGCGAGGTCGGCCTCGCGGGCGACCTTCGGCGGGTGCCCGGCGTGGAACGCCGTCTCGCGGAGGCCGCCCGGCTCGGCTTCGAACTGGCCATCGTGCCGACCGGTTCCCGCGACGTCACCGTCAAGGTGCCGCGGCTCGGCGGGCTGAAGGTCGTCGAGGTCGCCTCGCTCGCGGACGCCCTCGGGGTGCTCGACCTGCGCCGCTCGGCCAAGGAGTGA
- a CDS encoding VOC family protein, translating into MHVDHLMFATGPDGLKAEATRLAEALGTEYKDGGFHPRFGTRNHIIPLTDARYIEVVEVLDHPAADKAAFGQAVRARSDMGGGWLGWVVSVADISAYELRLERSAVPGSRQFPDGRRLEWSQIGIRGLIADPQLPYFLEWKSDDSLRPGALPGDVSLDSMQISGSADRLSEWLGIEVGDELDGVALDLVAPRGMPGINSVTFRNPAGDLITI; encoded by the coding sequence ATGCACGTCGACCATCTCATGTTTGCGACCGGTCCGGACGGCCTCAAGGCGGAGGCGACCCGGCTCGCCGAGGCGCTGGGCACGGAATACAAGGATGGCGGGTTCCATCCGAGATTCGGCACGCGCAACCACATCATTCCGCTCACTGACGCCCGCTACATCGAGGTCGTCGAGGTCCTCGACCACCCGGCCGCAGACAAGGCCGCCTTCGGGCAGGCCGTGCGCGCCCGCTCCGACATGGGCGGCGGCTGGCTCGGTTGGGTGGTCAGCGTCGCCGACATCTCCGCTTATGAGTTGCGCCTCGAGCGCTCCGCCGTCCCCGGCTCGCGCCAGTTCCCCGACGGTCGCCGCCTCGAGTGGTCGCAGATCGGCATCCGAGGCCTCATCGCCGACCCGCAGTTGCCCTACTTCCTGGAGTGGAAGTCCGACGACTCGCTGCGCCCCGGCGCGCTGCCCGGCGACGTCTCGCTCGACTCCATGCAGATCTCGGGCTCTGCCGACCGCCTCTCCGAGTGGCTCGGCATCGAGGTCGGTGACGAACTCGACGGCGTCGCGCTCGACCTGGTCGCCCCGCGCGGCATGCCCGGCATCAACTCGGTCACCTTCCGTAACCCGGCCGGCGACCTGATCACCATCTGA
- the proC gene encoding pyrroline-5-carboxylate reductase yields MRIAVIGAGAMGEALLSGWIASGVAPTDIAIVDAYPPRVVELEERHGVTGVDLAAAAGQAETLVLAVKPYQMDAILAELAGHLHDDALVVSIAAGVSLDRLQKALPGVSVVRVMPNTPALVGKGMAGIVPGAEASAAQVDRVQELLDAVGRSIITDEAHLDALTALSGSGPAYLFYVAEAMIEGGVHQGLTRPEATALVNQTFVGAAAMLAESGRSATVLREMVTSPAGTTAAALRSLDDHGVRAAFLDAVQACARRGAEMATE; encoded by the coding sequence ATGAGGATCGCCGTCATCGGCGCGGGCGCCATGGGGGAGGCGCTGCTGTCGGGATGGATCGCCTCCGGAGTCGCCCCCACCGACATCGCCATCGTGGACGCCTACCCGCCGCGGGTGGTCGAGCTTGAGGAGCGGCACGGCGTCACCGGCGTCGACCTTGCTGCGGCAGCGGGGCAGGCCGAGACGCTCGTGCTCGCCGTCAAGCCGTACCAGATGGACGCCATCCTGGCCGAGCTCGCGGGGCACCTCCACGACGACGCCCTCGTGGTCTCCATCGCCGCCGGCGTCTCCCTCGACCGGCTCCAGAAGGCGCTGCCCGGCGTCTCCGTGGTGCGAGTGATGCCCAACACCCCGGCGCTGGTCGGAAAGGGCATGGCGGGCATCGTCCCCGGAGCGGAGGCCAGCGCGGCTCAGGTCGACCGGGTGCAGGAACTCCTCGACGCCGTCGGCCGCTCGATCATCACCGACGAGGCGCACCTCGATGCCCTCACAGCGCTCTCCGGTTCCGGGCCCGCCTACCTCTTCTACGTCGCGGAGGCGATGATCGAGGGCGGCGTGCACCAGGGGCTGACCCGACCAGAGGCCACCGCGCTTGTCAACCAGACGTTCGTCGGCGCGGCCGCCATGCTCGCCGAGTCGGGCAGGTCGGCCACCGTGCTGCGGGAGATGGTCACCTCGCCGGCCGGGACGACCGCCGCGGCCCTGCGCAGCCTCGACGACCACGGGGTGCGGGCCGCGTTCCTGGACGCCGTGCAGGCGTGCGCCCGTCGTGGCGCGGAAATGGCCACCGAATAG
- a CDS encoding TlpA family protein disulfide reductase: protein MVLTACSAPTEGGADGQGGVGFQSGDGAFTIVPADKRVEAPVLEGPTVDGGTASTADLAGKIIIVNVWGSWCAPCRAEAPELVKADAELDDDVAFLGVNTRDLDVAPARAFERSFGLTYPSIYDPNGKLLLGFGQLPPKAIPSTVVIDADGKVAARVLGEVNATTLAGIVDDVRGA from the coding sequence ATGGTCCTGACCGCCTGCTCCGCGCCGACCGAAGGCGGGGCGGATGGCCAGGGTGGCGTCGGCTTCCAGAGCGGCGACGGCGCGTTCACGATCGTTCCGGCCGACAAGCGCGTCGAGGCCCCCGTGCTGGAGGGCCCGACGGTCGACGGGGGAACCGCGTCGACCGCAGACCTGGCGGGCAAGATCATCATCGTGAACGTGTGGGGCTCCTGGTGCGCCCCTTGCCGCGCAGAGGCCCCCGAACTGGTCAAGGCCGACGCGGAACTCGACGACGACGTCGCCTTCCTGGGCGTCAACACCCGCGACCTCGACGTCGCGCCCGCCCGGGCATTCGAGCGCAGCTTCGGGCTCACCTACCCGAGCATCTACGACCCCAACGGCAAACTGCTGCTCGGCTTCGGCCAACTGCCGCCGAAGGCGATCCCCAGCACCGTCGTGATCGACGCCGACGGCAAGGTCGCCGCGCGGGTGCTCGGCGAGGTCAACGCCACCACGCTGGCGGGCATCGTCGACGACGTCAGGGGCGCGTGA
- a CDS encoding histidine phosphatase family protein: protein MENASIVHVMRHGQVENPTGVLYGRLPGFALSALGREMAERMGQYWADVPLTHLRCSPLQRAQETMAPTAARHADLTIVPDDRVIEAENRFEGMTFGKDNAALRNPRMFWHMRNPLRPSWGEPYTAIAARMRAAIGDAAVAAGVGGQALIVSHQLPIWTARRAAEGKPFVHDPRRRECTLCSVTSFTVRDGAITSVSYAEPVADLLPATTKRKFKVGT from the coding sequence GTGGAAAATGCGAGCATCGTGCACGTCATGCGGCACGGCCAGGTCGAAAACCCGACGGGTGTGCTGTACGGGAGGCTGCCAGGCTTCGCCCTGTCTGCCCTCGGACGCGAGATGGCGGAACGGATGGGCCAGTACTGGGCCGACGTCCCCCTGACCCATCTGAGGTGCTCGCCGCTGCAGCGGGCACAGGAGACCATGGCCCCCACCGCGGCCCGGCATGCCGACCTGACGATCGTCCCCGACGACCGCGTGATCGAGGCGGAGAACCGCTTCGAGGGCATGACCTTCGGCAAGGACAACGCGGCGCTTCGCAACCCCCGGATGTTCTGGCACATGCGCAATCCGCTCCGCCCCAGTTGGGGCGAGCCGTACACCGCGATCGCCGCCCGGATGCGGGCCGCGATCGGCGACGCCGCCGTCGCTGCAGGCGTCGGAGGGCAGGCGCTGATCGTCAGCCACCAACTCCCCATCTGGACGGCGCGCCGCGCCGCCGAGGGGAAGCCGTTCGTGCACGACCCGCGACGCCGCGAATGCACCCTGTGCTCGGTGACCAGTTTCACGGTGCGAGACGGAGCCATCACGTCGGTCTCCTACGCGGAGCCCGTCGCCGACCTGCTGCCCGCGACCACGAAGCGCAAGTTCAAGGTCGGCACGTGA
- a CDS encoding 30S ribosomal protein bS22 → MGSVIKKRRKRMAKKKHRKLLKRTRIQRRRAGK, encoded by the coding sequence GTGGGTTCTGTTATCAAGAAGCGCCGCAAGCGTATGGCGAAGAAGAAGCACCGCAAGCTGCTGAAGCGCACGCGCATTCAGCGTCGCCGCGCTGGCAAGTAG
- a CDS encoding glutaredoxin family protein, whose translation MRSTCEELGVGWRLLDVDTDEQLKAKYTDHVPVTFVDQELLGYWFVDDEALREALRRGTPRPITDDWLLAHH comes from the coding sequence GTGCGATCGACCTGCGAGGAACTAGGTGTGGGCTGGCGCCTGCTCGACGTCGACACCGATGAGCAACTGAAGGCGAAGTACACCGACCACGTGCCGGTGACCTTCGTCGATCAGGAGTTGCTCGGATACTGGTTCGTCGACGACGAGGCCTTGCGCGAGGCCCTCCGCCGCGGCACCCCCCGACCCATCACCGACGACTGGTTGCTGGCGCACCACTGA
- a CDS encoding aspartate-semialdehyde dehydrogenase, which translates to MRVGVFGATGQVGGVMRRLLEERNYPVDQIRYFASSRSAGSKLPWKDTEVVVEDIATADFAGLDVALFSAGGSTSKQYAERVAAAGATVIDNSSAWRMDPRVPLIVSEVNPGDVAAAEIGIIANPNCTTMAAMPVIKPLHDAAGLEAMQVTTFQAVSGSGLKGVEALATQFGQIDDPRVLAHDGSAFQPGDTAPYVAPIAYNVVALAGSIVDDGEGETDEEKKLRNESRKILHLPDLLVAGTCVRVPVFSGHSLSVHARFDRDITPDEARELLAAAPGVELADVPTPLLAAGADPSLVGRIRQDQSIEGKKGLVLFLSNDNLRKGAALNAIQIAELLVR; encoded by the coding sequence ATGCGTGTTGGAGTCTTTGGCGCGACCGGACAGGTCGGCGGCGTGATGCGTCGCCTCCTCGAGGAGCGCAACTATCCCGTCGATCAGATCCGTTACTTCGCCTCCTCGAGGTCGGCAGGCAGCAAGCTGCCGTGGAAGGACACGGAGGTCGTCGTCGAGGACATCGCGACCGCCGACTTCGCCGGCCTCGACGTGGCACTGTTCTCGGCAGGCGGGTCGACGTCGAAGCAGTACGCCGAGCGGGTCGCCGCTGCAGGCGCCACCGTGATCGACAACTCCAGCGCGTGGCGGATGGACCCCCGCGTCCCGCTGATCGTCTCCGAGGTCAACCCGGGCGACGTCGCCGCCGCGGAGATCGGCATCATCGCCAACCCGAACTGCACCACCATGGCGGCCATGCCCGTCATCAAGCCCCTGCACGACGCGGCGGGCCTCGAGGCGATGCAGGTCACCACCTTCCAGGCCGTCTCCGGCTCCGGGCTCAAGGGCGTCGAGGCGCTCGCGACGCAGTTCGGCCAGATCGACGACCCGCGGGTCCTCGCGCACGACGGCTCCGCCTTCCAGCCGGGCGACACCGCCCCCTACGTCGCGCCCATCGCCTACAACGTGGTCGCGCTCGCGGGAAGCATCGTCGACGACGGCGAGGGCGAGACCGACGAGGAGAAGAAGCTTCGCAACGAGTCGCGCAAGATCCTGCACCTGCCGGACCTGCTCGTCGCGGGCACCTGCGTGCGGGTCCCGGTCTTCTCCGGCCACTCGCTGAGCGTGCACGCCCGCTTCGACCGCGACATCACCCCCGACGAGGCGCGCGAACTGCTCGCCGCCGCACCAGGGGTCGAACTGGCCGATGTGCCGACCCCGCTGCTCGCTGCGGGGGCCGACCCGTCGCTCGTCGGCCGGATCCGCCAGGATCAGTCCATCGAGGGTAAGAAGGGCCTCGTGCTCTTCCTCAGCAACGACAACCTGCGCAAGGGCGCCGCCCTCAACGCGATCCAGATCGCCGAACTGCTGGTCCGATGA
- a CDS encoding sugar phosphate isomerase/epimerase family protein, whose product MPQSKILLSTTSVYPEASTSAFELASDLGFDGVELMVGVDSLSTDIDSVAKLADYHGVPVMSVHAPTLLVTQGTWGSDSWDKLRRSGEAVARLGGNVVVVHPPFRWQREYGAGFVAGIKDLNATSEVMFAVENMYPWRTPGRHFQAYLPGWDPTPYDYDHLTLDLSHASTSQRQSLDLVHAWGKRLAHVHLTDGRGSFKDEHLMPGEGDQAAWELVEYLARTGYTGHIVLEVSSRRARSRHEREVLLGESLESIRKAVAAGLAGA is encoded by the coding sequence GTGCCACAGTCGAAGATCCTGCTCTCGACCACCTCGGTCTATCCCGAGGCCTCCACAAGCGCGTTCGAACTGGCCTCCGACCTCGGATTCGACGGCGTCGAGTTGATGGTCGGCGTCGACTCGCTGTCGACGGACATCGACTCGGTAGCCAAGCTCGCCGACTACCACGGCGTCCCCGTCATGTCCGTGCACGCCCCGACGCTGCTCGTCACGCAGGGCACCTGGGGCTCGGACTCCTGGGACAAGTTGCGGCGCTCCGGCGAGGCCGTGGCGCGGCTCGGCGGCAACGTGGTCGTCGTCCACCCGCCGTTCCGGTGGCAGCGCGAGTACGGGGCGGGCTTCGTGGCGGGCATCAAGGACCTCAACGCGACCTCAGAGGTGATGTTCGCCGTCGAGAACATGTACCCGTGGCGCACCCCCGGTCGGCACTTCCAGGCGTACCTCCCCGGCTGGGACCCCACACCGTACGACTACGACCATCTGACGCTCGACCTGTCGCACGCGTCGACGTCGCAGCGGCAGTCGCTCGATCTGGTGCACGCCTGGGGCAAGCGCCTGGCGCACGTGCACCTGACCGACGGCCGCGGCTCGTTCAAGGACGAACACCTGATGCCGGGCGAGGGTGACCAGGCGGCCTGGGAACTCGTCGAGTACCTGGCGCGCACCGGGTACACGGGCCACATCGTGCTGGAGGTCTCCTCGCGGCGGGCCAGGTCGCGCCACGAGCGTGAGGTGCTGCTGGGGGAGTCGCTCGAGTCGATCCGCAAGGCGGTCGCCGCCGGGCTGGCGGGGGCATGA
- a CDS encoding CPBP family intramembrane glutamic endopeptidase — MTTPLAAEVGVSRRTLGWEMGVVLLLSLGQSAVYSILRIVDLLTREQALSQQQTTMNTAQVPDRPWLDALYQVANIVFPLMPVVLCLYLLWAVYRPAEGPFRAMGFDLRHPGFDLAKGFGIFAGIGVLGLAFYLFAVAIGINTQINTSGLQFTVVNVVVLILRAIMNGVLEEVVMVGYLFTRWAQLGGNMWVMVVVSAVIRGGYHLYQGFGGFIGNLVMGLVFGALFLKWLKGRVMPLVVTHSLLDIVAFLGAPLLPWLMSLIGR, encoded by the coding sequence GTGACCACGCCGCTGGCCGCTGAGGTCGGGGTCTCGCGCCGGACGCTCGGGTGGGAGATGGGCGTCGTGCTGCTGCTCTCGCTGGGGCAGTCGGCCGTCTACTCGATCCTGCGGATCGTCGATCTGCTCACCCGCGAGCAGGCGCTGTCGCAGCAGCAGACCACCATGAACACGGCCCAGGTGCCCGACCGGCCGTGGCTCGACGCGCTGTATCAGGTCGCCAACATCGTCTTCCCCCTGATGCCGGTTGTGCTGTGCCTCTACCTGCTGTGGGCGGTCTACCGGCCGGCTGAAGGGCCGTTCCGGGCGATGGGCTTCGACCTGCGACACCCGGGCTTCGACCTGGCGAAGGGTTTCGGGATCTTCGCAGGGATCGGCGTGCTCGGGTTGGCGTTCTACCTGTTCGCGGTCGCGATCGGGATCAACACGCAGATCAACACCTCCGGGCTCCAGTTCACCGTCGTCAACGTGGTGGTGCTGATCCTCCGGGCGATCATGAACGGCGTCCTCGAGGAGGTCGTGATGGTCGGCTACCTCTTCACGCGCTGGGCCCAACTTGGCGGAAACATGTGGGTGATGGTGGTCGTCAGCGCCGTGATCCGGGGCGGCTACCACCTGTATCAGGGCTTCGGCGGCTTCATCGGGAACCTGGTGATGGGACTCGTCTTCGGTGCCCTGTTCCTGAAGTGGTTGAAGGGTCGCGTGATGCCGCTGGTGGTCACGCACTCCCTGCTCGACATCGTCGCCTTCCTCGGCGCCCCGCTGCTTCCCTGGCTGATGTCCCTGATCGGACGCTGA
- a CDS encoding uroporphyrinogen-III synthase: MTESLHPVSPASPPEYEATSGSVTFVGSGPGDLGLLTLSGSRALTFADVIIVDPAIDVDHVRALVSAHSQIRVSKGDEDAGLILRSIAQGLKVVRLHSGDYFTDADADSVLAEVLTQAGLHANVVPGVNRWSAALSYGAVTASAAFAALDATLGVPDVEEWPHAQTLIIRAKGSDSARVASAATQRYTSNGTVLSLEKMGTTSQVSDLITWRDVTVSDADERFFIVGPGIDENHRSRFAWFEGKPLFDWRVIVPRTKDDLNSLIEELDHYGATSEIVATMSIEPPRTEQAMEKAVRGLVDGRYLWLVFTSPHAVTAIAERLTEYGLDSRALSGISLAAVGSGTTEALARLGLVPDLTPVVENTTGALANEFPAYDDLIDPLNRVLVPSADVAVEPLLVGLSRLGWDVEEVTAYRTVRAAPPPADVRDDIKTGMFDAVLFTSATAVRNMIGIAGKPHAATVVAAIGPATAAACEMHGLRVDVVAETPTFESVAEALARFADRRRADQVAAGLPTTKPSQRKRRKRRKVVEPAE, translated from the coding sequence GTGACTGAGTCTTTGCACCCCGTGTCTCCGGCCTCGCCGCCGGAGTATGAAGCGACCAGTGGGTCCGTCACCTTCGTCGGCTCCGGCCCCGGCGACCTCGGCCTCCTGACCCTCTCGGGTTCCAGGGCGCTGACGTTCGCCGACGTGATCATCGTCGATCCCGCGATCGACGTCGACCACGTGAGGGCGCTCGTCTCCGCGCACTCGCAGATCCGCGTGTCCAAAGGCGACGAGGACGCGGGCCTGATCCTGCGCTCCATCGCGCAGGGCCTGAAGGTGGTGCGGCTGCACAGCGGCGACTACTTCACCGACGCGGACGCCGACTCCGTCCTGGCTGAGGTCCTCACGCAGGCGGGCCTGCACGCGAACGTGGTGCCCGGCGTCAACCGGTGGAGCGCCGCCCTGTCCTACGGCGCGGTGACGGCCTCCGCCGCCTTCGCGGCGCTCGACGCGACCCTTGGGGTGCCCGACGTCGAGGAGTGGCCGCACGCCCAGACGCTGATCATCCGCGCCAAAGGATCCGACTCGGCGCGCGTGGCGTCGGCGGCCACCCAGCGCTACACCTCCAACGGCACGGTGTTGTCGCTTGAGAAGATGGGCACCACCTCGCAGGTCAGCGACTTGATCACCTGGCGCGACGTCACGGTCTCCGACGCGGACGAGCGGTTCTTCATCGTCGGTCCCGGCATCGACGAGAACCATCGCAGCCGGTTCGCCTGGTTCGAGGGCAAGCCGCTGTTCGACTGGCGCGTCATCGTGCCGCGCACGAAGGACGACCTCAACTCGCTCATCGAGGAACTGGACCACTACGGCGCGACGAGCGAGATCGTGGCCACCATGTCCATCGAGCCGCCCCGCACGGAGCAGGCCATGGAGAAGGCGGTCCGCGGGCTGGTCGACGGGCGCTACCTGTGGCTCGTGTTCACCTCCCCGCACGCCGTCACCGCTATCGCGGAGCGGCTCACCGAGTACGGCCTCGACTCGCGCGCTCTGTCAGGCATCAGCCTGGCAGCAGTCGGAAGCGGGACCACCGAGGCGCTCGCACGGCTCGGCCTCGTTCCCGACCTGACGCCGGTCGTGGAGAACACCACCGGCGCGCTCGCCAACGAGTTCCCCGCATACGACGACCTGATCGACCCGCTCAACCGGGTCCTGGTGCCGAGCGCCGACGTCGCCGTCGAACCACTCCTCGTTGGGCTCAGCCGGCTCGGCTGGGACGTCGAGGAGGTCACCGCCTACCGCACGGTGCGCGCCGCGCCTCCGCCCGCGGATGTGCGCGACGACATCAAGACCGGCATGTTCGACGCGGTCCTCTTCACCTCCGCGACCGCCGTGCGCAACATGATCGGCATCGCTGGCAAGCCGCACGCCGCGACCGTTGTCGCCGCGATCGGCCCCGCCACCGCCGCCGCGTGCGAGATGCACGGCCTGCGCGTCGACGTCGTCGCGGAGACCCCGACGTTCGAGTCGGTGGCCGAGGCGCTCGCCCGGTTCGCCGACCGGCGCCGCGCCGACCAGGTCGCCGCGGGCCTCCCGACCACCAAGCCGTCGCAGCGCAAGCGCCGTAAGCGCCGCAAGGTTGTTGAACCAGCCGAATAG